From Salinirubellus salinus, the proteins below share one genomic window:
- a CDS encoding ABC transporter ATP-binding protein — protein MSTDADPQSVTGTDAGTEPLVETRGLKKHFPVETGLLSRLLSRENEQVRAVDGVDIAIERGETLGLVGESGCGKSTFGETILGLTDPTEGEVWYDGERIDTASKSRMRELRKDVQVIFQDPSASLNPRRRIRDIVRRPLEVHGIGDSRADRNRRVEELVERVGLSVDQLDRFPHEFSGGQQQRVAIARALAVEPEFIVADEPTSALDVSVQAQILNLLDDLQDEFGLTFLFITHDLSVVRYFCDRVAVMYLGEIMERGTTEEVFEHHQHPYTDALLEAIPSTDLELRGNRAVLEGDVPSPIDPPSGCKFRTRCPIADEGCAQPVEDRAFSDSQVVHCRKRSPAEHAGSATPADRE, from the coding sequence ATGAGCACCGACGCCGACCCCCAGTCCGTCACCGGGACCGACGCCGGCACCGAGCCGCTCGTCGAGACCCGTGGGCTGAAGAAGCACTTCCCCGTCGAGACGGGCCTCCTGAGCCGACTGCTCTCCCGCGAGAACGAGCAGGTCCGGGCGGTCGACGGGGTGGACATCGCCATCGAGCGCGGGGAGACGCTCGGGCTCGTCGGCGAGTCCGGCTGCGGGAAGTCGACGTTCGGTGAGACCATCCTCGGGCTGACCGACCCCACCGAGGGCGAGGTCTGGTACGACGGCGAGCGCATCGACACCGCCTCGAAGTCCCGGATGCGCGAACTCCGAAAGGACGTGCAGGTCATCTTCCAGGACCCGAGCGCGAGTCTGAACCCGCGCCGGCGCATCCGCGACATCGTCCGGCGGCCGCTGGAGGTCCACGGCATCGGCGACTCGCGGGCCGACCGGAACCGCCGGGTCGAGGAACTCGTCGAGCGCGTCGGCCTCTCGGTCGACCAGCTCGACCGCTTCCCCCACGAGTTCTCCGGCGGCCAGCAACAGCGCGTCGCCATCGCGCGGGCGCTCGCCGTGGAACCCGAGTTCATCGTCGCCGACGAGCCGACCTCCGCGCTGGACGTGAGCGTGCAGGCCCAGATCCTCAACCTGCTCGACGACCTGCAGGACGAGTTCGGCCTGACGTTCCTGTTCATCACCCACGACCTGAGCGTGGTGCGGTACTTCTGTGACCGCGTGGCGGTGATGTACCTCGGCGAGATCATGGAGCGCGGGACGACCGAGGAGGTGTTCGAGCACCACCAGCACCCCTACACCGACGCGCTGCTGGAGGCCATCCCCTCGACCGACCTCGAACTCCGGGGCAACCGTGCCGTCCTCGAGGGTGACGTGCCCTCGCCCATCGACCCGCCGTCGGGCTGCAAGTTCCGCACCCGCTGTCCCATCGCGGACGAGGGGTGCGCCCAGCCCGTCGAGGACCGCGCGTTCTCGGACTCGCAGGTCGTCCACTGTCGCAAGCGCTCACCGGCCGAGCACGCCGGCAGCGCCACGCCCGCCGACCGGGAGTAG
- the ppcA gene encoding phosphoenolpyruvate carboxylase, which produces MTDPPRLLSTQHPDNATLPFFAGGDVIEAEDEIQEAYYVYSHLGCDEQMWDFEGKEGDEYVVQKLLSRYDDYFSDTRLGEDVRLTIRGPNPAVEESAAKVLLEILESVPRSYDAAATFAAEYDLPTTTPIHEVIVPMVTDASQINAVHRYYEEFVVGKADSEVADGLSVADWVGSFDPEAIRVIPLVEDRESMLHAHEILRDYATTHDQDAVRVFLARSDPALNYGCLAAYLINKVSLARLYEVAADLGIDVHPMLGAGPAPFRGHLTPPNAGSVVEAYPEVETFTIQSGFKYDHPVETVREGLATIREADLGDPPAPIDEERALAVVDRTAESYAEQVDAIAPTVDRLSRYVPSRRSRKLHVGLFGYSREVGENHLPRAIGYTAALTSVGCPPTLLGLDGLTEADVSFLEAAFPAFFETLAAAARYYNPRCTDLLDLDRESLEAGLAYVDVDPDARHREATDAVVDAVLAEDDDAARAGVERAARVRRYLG; this is translated from the coding sequence GTGACAGACCCACCCAGACTACTGAGCACGCAGCATCCGGACAACGCGACGCTCCCCTTCTTCGCCGGCGGCGACGTCATCGAGGCCGAAGACGAGATACAGGAGGCCTACTACGTCTACTCGCACCTCGGGTGCGACGAGCAGATGTGGGACTTCGAGGGGAAGGAGGGCGACGAGTACGTCGTCCAGAAACTGCTCTCGCGCTACGACGACTACTTCTCGGACACCCGGCTGGGCGAGGACGTCCGCCTGACCATCCGGGGGCCGAACCCGGCCGTCGAGGAGTCAGCCGCGAAGGTCCTCCTCGAGATACTGGAGAGCGTCCCCCGGTCGTACGACGCCGCGGCCACCTTCGCCGCGGAGTACGACCTCCCGACGACCACGCCCATCCACGAGGTCATCGTGCCGATGGTGACCGACGCGTCCCAGATCAACGCCGTCCACCGCTACTACGAGGAGTTCGTCGTCGGCAAGGCCGACAGCGAGGTGGCCGACGGGCTTTCGGTCGCCGACTGGGTGGGGTCGTTCGACCCGGAGGCCATCCGCGTCATCCCGCTGGTCGAGGACCGCGAGTCGATGCTCCACGCCCACGAGATACTCCGTGACTACGCGACCACCCACGACCAGGACGCGGTCCGGGTGTTCCTCGCCCGGTCGGACCCGGCGCTCAACTACGGCTGTCTGGCCGCCTACCTCATCAACAAGGTGTCACTCGCACGACTCTACGAGGTCGCCGCCGACCTCGGGATCGACGTCCACCCGATGCTCGGGGCCGGCCCCGCCCCGTTCCGGGGGCACCTCACCCCACCCAACGCCGGGAGCGTCGTCGAGGCCTACCCCGAGGTGGAGACGTTCACCATCCAGTCCGGGTTCAAGTACGACCACCCGGTCGAGACGGTCCGCGAGGGGCTGGCGACCATCCGCGAGGCCGATCTCGGCGACCCGCCAGCGCCCATCGACGAGGAGCGCGCGCTGGCGGTGGTCGACCGGACGGCCGAGTCCTACGCCGAGCAGGTCGACGCCATCGCCCCCACGGTCGACCGGCTCTCGCGGTACGTCCCGAGTCGGCGCTCGCGGAAACTCCACGTCGGGCTGTTCGGCTACTCCCGCGAGGTGGGCGAGAACCACCTCCCGCGGGCCATCGGCTACACCGCCGCGCTCACCAGTGTGGGGTGTCCGCCCACGCTCCTCGGCCTCGACGGCCTCACGGAGGCGGACGTGTCGTTCCTCGAGGCGGCGTTCCCGGCGTTCTTCGAGACGCTGGCGGCGGCCGCCCGCTACTACAACCCGCGCTGTACGGACCTGCTCGACCTGGACCGCGAGTCGCTGGAGGCCGGCCTCGCGTACGTGGACGTCGACCCGGACGCGCGCCACCGGGAGGCGACCGACGCGGTCGTCGACGCCGTGCTGGCCGAGGACGACGACGCGGCCCGTGCCGGCGTGGAACGGGCCGCCCGCGTCCGCCGGTACCTCGGGTAG
- a CDS encoding IclR family transcriptional regulator, whose amino-acid sequence MADRPDSTSPRTLKTVQRAFDVVRALQDLDGAGVTELAEELGLSKSSTYNYLSTLREHQYVVKEDDTYRLSYQFLHIGEYVRGQTDIYRHGREELDILAHETGRYVHLATEQHGLGVNLYKVRGEEAIGSRYQQSKLQRPDYLHFSATGKAILAHLPRERVEWILDEYGLVRKTANTITDPEELFAELERTRERGYSINAEEEIEGIRAVGAPILAQDGEVLGSVSVSGPAHRLRQPEHRERLVEAVTDTANVVEVNIVTQDSDDDEFPDFRDA is encoded by the coding sequence ATGGCCGACCGGCCCGACTCCACCTCCCCGCGGACGCTGAAGACGGTCCAGCGGGCGTTCGACGTCGTCCGGGCGCTCCAGGACCTCGACGGGGCGGGCGTCACGGAGCTCGCAGAGGAGCTGGGGCTCTCGAAGAGTTCGACGTACAACTACCTGAGCACGCTCCGCGAGCACCAGTACGTCGTCAAGGAGGACGACACCTACCGGCTCTCCTATCAGTTCCTGCACATCGGCGAGTACGTCCGCGGCCAGACCGACATCTACCGCCACGGCCGCGAGGAACTCGACATCCTGGCCCACGAGACGGGTCGGTACGTCCACCTCGCGACCGAACAGCACGGGCTCGGGGTGAACCTCTACAAGGTCCGCGGCGAGGAGGCCATCGGCAGTCGCTACCAGCAGAGCAAGCTCCAGCGGCCCGACTACCTCCACTTCTCGGCGACGGGGAAGGCCATCCTCGCCCACCTCCCGCGCGAGCGGGTGGAGTGGATACTCGACGAGTACGGACTGGTGCGCAAGACGGCCAACACGATCACCGATCCCGAGGAGCTGTTCGCCGAACTCGAACGCACCCGCGAGCGGGGCTACTCGATCAACGCGGAGGAGGAGATCGAAGGGATCCGGGCGGTCGGCGCCCCGATCCTCGCACAGGACGGCGAGGTGCTCGGCTCGGTCAGTGTCTCCGGTCCCGCCCACCGGCTCCGGCAACCGGAGCACCGCGAGCGGCTGGTCGAGGCCGTGACGGACACCGCCAACGTCGTCGAGGTGAACATCGTCACGCAAGACTCCGACGACGACGAGTTCCCCGACTTCCGGGACGCCTGA
- a CDS encoding MBL fold metallo-hydrolase, with the protein MDTFRVTEGVHGIDIGLFDDGVTAVYLFDDEEPALVDAGTAVAADDILEGIAECGVDPADLRHLVVSHVHADHSGAAADLCEAAPDAEVYIHESTADHLVDPSGLVASSRRAMGDLFEQLGAQGPVPRERVVEVGDDGLTLDLGANTLELRHHPGHSPDHLAVWNPERDLLFAAECAVMYLARAERWLPPATLPNFDADLVAEAIEELRDLDPETVVFPHFGESPLAGDELFDLAARELDRFDERIRALYDEHGDLDATKAAVAAELIDCSPPYDPAVESFYANLVTEGFLRHHGAL; encoded by the coding sequence ATGGACACGTTCCGCGTCACCGAGGGCGTCCACGGCATCGACATCGGCCTGTTCGACGACGGGGTCACCGCCGTCTACCTGTTCGACGACGAGGAACCGGCGCTGGTCGACGCGGGGACCGCCGTCGCGGCCGACGACATCCTCGAGGGCATCGCCGAGTGCGGCGTCGACCCGGCCGACCTCCGGCACCTCGTCGTCTCGCACGTCCACGCCGACCACAGCGGGGCCGCCGCCGACCTGTGCGAGGCCGCCCCCGACGCCGAGGTCTACATCCACGAGTCGACGGCCGACCACCTCGTCGACCCGTCGGGGCTCGTCGCCAGCAGCCGGCGGGCGATGGGCGACCTGTTCGAGCAACTCGGCGCGCAGGGCCCCGTGCCCCGCGAGCGCGTCGTCGAGGTGGGCGACGACGGCCTGACGCTCGACCTCGGCGCGAACACGCTGGAACTCCGCCACCACCCGGGTCACTCCCCGGACCACCTCGCGGTCTGGAACCCCGAGCGCGACCTGCTGTTCGCCGCCGAGTGTGCCGTGATGTACCTCGCGCGGGCCGAGCGGTGGCTCCCGCCGGCGACGCTCCCGAACTTCGACGCCGACCTGGTCGCCGAGGCCATCGAGGAGCTGCGCGACCTCGACCCGGAGACCGTCGTGTTCCCGCACTTCGGCGAGTCACCGCTCGCGGGCGACGAGCTGTTCGACCTCGCGGCCCGCGAACTCGACCGGTTCGACGAGCGCATCCGCGCGCTCTACGACGAGCACGGTGACCTCGACGCGACGAAGGCGGCCGTCGCCGCGGAGCTCATCGACTGCTCGCCGCCGTACGACCCCGCCGTCGAGTCGTTCTACGCGAACCTCGTCACCGAGGGGTTCCTGCGCCACCACGGAGCCCTCTGA
- a CDS encoding DUF5518 domain-containing protein yields the protein MDQTTKTTLKNAAIGAVVTIGLTPTGFSALLGGGIAGYLQRESPKRGARVGAISGALASLPVLLVLVLGVGLFLLPSTQFGVPGGLELAIILFVMFPLLFLWTIGLSAVGGYLGAYLRTDRRPTGEEGPTAESRT from the coding sequence ATGGACCAGACCACCAAGACCACCCTGAAGAACGCCGCCATCGGTGCCGTCGTCACCATCGGGCTCACGCCGACGGGGTTCTCGGCGCTGCTCGGGGGCGGTATCGCCGGCTACCTGCAACGCGAGTCGCCGAAACGTGGAGCGCGGGTCGGCGCCATCTCGGGCGCACTGGCGAGTCTCCCCGTCCTCCTCGTCCTCGTCCTCGGGGTGGGACTGTTCCTGCTCCCGTCGACGCAGTTCGGGGTGCCCGGTGGGCTGGAACTGGCGATCATCCTGTTCGTCATGTTCCCGCTGCTGTTCCTCTGGACCATCGGCCTGAGCGCCGTCGGGGGCTACCTCGGTGCGTACCTCCGGACGGACCGCCGGCCGACCGGTGAGGAGGGACCGACGGCGGAGTCGCGTACCTGA
- a CDS encoding ABC transporter permease, translated as MTETDTTTDRASEDTSRPLPGAAAVGTARRVFAESRLALLGLVITVGVVLVAAFAPLIAPYDPTAQNIAEAQLVGPSLEHPMGTDQLGRDVLSRVLYGAQLSVQVGVIAVGVAMLAGVPLGLIAGFYGGYTDETVMRAMDVVFSFPAILLAIAMVAILGQSTLNVMIAIGITYTPVFARVTRSGVLSVREETFVDAARAIGDSNASILARDILPNVVAPIIVQATVSLAFAILAESALSFLGLGAPPPAPSWGRMLSDSRNFMESAPWTALFPGLAIMVTILGFNFLGDGLRDTLDPQNDTESGGSI; from the coding sequence ATGACTGAGACAGACACCACGACCGACCGAGCGAGCGAGGACACGAGCCGCCCGCTCCCCGGCGCGGCCGCCGTCGGGACCGCCCGGCGCGTGTTCGCCGAGAGCCGACTGGCGCTGCTCGGCCTCGTCATCACCGTCGGGGTCGTCCTCGTGGCGGCGTTCGCCCCACTCATCGCCCCGTACGACCCGACCGCACAGAACATCGCCGAGGCACAGCTCGTCGGCCCCAGCCTCGAACACCCGATGGGGACCGACCAGCTCGGCCGCGACGTCCTCTCGCGGGTGCTCTACGGGGCGCAGTTGAGCGTCCAGGTCGGCGTCATCGCCGTCGGCGTCGCGATGCTCGCGGGCGTCCCGCTCGGGCTGATCGCCGGCTTCTACGGCGGCTACACCGACGAGACCGTGATGCGCGCGATGGACGTCGTCTTCTCGTTCCCGGCCATCCTGCTCGCCATCGCGATGGTCGCCATCCTCGGGCAGTCGACGCTGAACGTGATGATCGCCATCGGCATCACCTACACCCCGGTGTTCGCCCGCGTGACACGGTCGGGGGTGCTCTCGGTCCGCGAGGAGACGTTCGTCGACGCCGCACGCGCCATCGGCGACTCGAACGCCAGCATCCTCGCGCGCGACATCCTCCCGAACGTCGTCGCGCCCATCATCGTCCAGGCGACGGTGAGTCTCGCGTTCGCCATCCTCGCCGAGAGCGCGCTCTCGTTCCTCGGACTGGGGGCGCCGCCGCCGGCACCCTCGTGGGGCCGGATGCTGTCCGACTCCCGGAACTTCATGGAGTCGGCGCCGTGGACCGCGCTGTTCCCCGGCCTCGCCATCATGGTGACCATCCTCGGGTTCAACTTCCTCGGGGACGGCCTGCGTGACACGCTCGACCCGCAGAACGACACCGAGAGCGGGGGGAGCATATGA
- a CDS encoding ABC transporter substrate-binding protein gives MHRKSDAGEENDDSRVSRRTFVAAAGTATATALAGCSSGGDGTPTPTSGGGGGGGDDSTPTPDPAAAQQGGTLVAGMQSGLDGRDPHLVQAASTLRVLENIYGKLVEIDQDLKPVGQLATDWTVSDDDLTWTFQLREGVMFHPPVSRELTAADVVYSFERLLDEETGSPWRSNFTPIANVSADGDYTVVFEFDEPYAPFLFKLSSGGYILPEGADDASDYDISDQPVGTGPFVFDENVAQARTNVTAFEDYYETDGDDNALPYLDEVEFQVIPEGQARLTNLQSGSIDWAVTVPPSQASQLEGNSSVTLSNIPGTFYDYLGHNTTQEPLDDVRLRQAISWAIDRESIVQGARFGYATPTQDPIPPSSVWKDLVSVEEPYSQDLEQAQSLVDESDYDGEELTIQVGQQYPAQVNIAEIIQQQLGEVGITATVQPTDFGTMISNLNEGAYDLTIVGWSGFVDPDDMMYLQFHSGETFNQSNYSNEEVDELLEQGRQAAGDREERAQYYDDAIDIISREVPYTFLEFNDELAAWGTSVKNFTHISTGTPRFKNVWLEQ, from the coding sequence ATGCATCGCAAGAGCGACGCGGGCGAGGAGAACGACGACAGTCGCGTCTCACGGCGGACGTTCGTCGCGGCCGCAGGGACCGCGACGGCGACGGCGCTCGCCGGGTGTTCGAGCGGCGGTGACGGGACCCCGACCCCCACCTCGGGCGGCGGTGGTGGCGGTGGCGACGACAGCACGCCGACGCCCGACCCGGCCGCGGCGCAGCAGGGGGGGACGCTGGTCGCCGGGATGCAGTCGGGGCTCGACGGCCGCGACCCGCACCTCGTGCAGGCCGCCTCGACACTCCGCGTGCTGGAGAACATCTACGGGAAGCTCGTCGAGATCGACCAGGACCTGAAGCCGGTCGGGCAGCTCGCCACGGACTGGACGGTCAGCGACGACGACCTCACGTGGACGTTCCAGCTCCGCGAGGGCGTGATGTTCCACCCGCCGGTGAGCCGCGAACTGACGGCGGCCGACGTGGTCTACTCCTTCGAGCGCCTGCTCGACGAGGAGACCGGCTCGCCGTGGCGGTCGAACTTCACCCCCATCGCGAACGTCTCTGCCGACGGCGACTACACGGTCGTCTTCGAGTTCGACGAGCCGTACGCGCCGTTCCTGTTCAAGCTCTCCTCGGGCGGGTACATCCTGCCGGAGGGGGCCGACGACGCGAGCGACTACGACATCTCGGACCAGCCGGTCGGCACCGGCCCGTTCGTCTTCGACGAGAACGTCGCGCAGGCCCGGACGAACGTCACGGCCTTCGAGGACTACTACGAGACCGACGGCGACGACAACGCCCTGCCCTACCTCGACGAGGTGGAGTTCCAGGTCATCCCCGAGGGGCAGGCCCGGTTGACGAACCTCCAGTCCGGCAGCATCGACTGGGCGGTGACGGTGCCGCCCTCGCAGGCCAGCCAGCTCGAGGGGAACAGCTCGGTCACCCTCTCGAACATCCCCGGGACGTTCTACGACTACCTCGGGCACAACACGACCCAGGAGCCGCTCGACGACGTGCGCCTCCGGCAGGCCATCTCGTGGGCCATCGACCGCGAGTCCATCGTCCAGGGCGCCCGGTTCGGCTACGCCACGCCGACGCAGGACCCCATCCCGCCCTCGTCGGTCTGGAAGGACCTCGTCTCGGTCGAGGAGCCGTACTCGCAGGACCTCGAACAGGCCCAGTCGCTCGTCGACGAGTCCGACTACGACGGCGAGGAGCTGACCATCCAGGTCGGCCAGCAGTACCCCGCGCAGGTCAACATCGCGGAGATCATCCAGCAACAGCTCGGGGAGGTGGGCATCACGGCCACCGTCCAGCCGACGGACTTCGGGACGATGATCAGCAACCTCAACGAGGGGGCCTACGACCTGACCATCGTCGGCTGGTCCGGCTTCGTCGACCCGGACGACATGATGTACCTGCAGTTCCACTCCGGCGAGACGTTCAACCAGTCGAACTACTCGAACGAGGAGGTCGACGAGCTGCTCGAACAGGGCCGGCAGGCCGCCGGTGACCGCGAGGAGCGCGCCCAGTACTACGACGACGCCATCGACATCATCTCCCGCGAGGTGCCCTACACGTTCCTCGAGTTCAACGACGAACTCGCGGCGTGGGGCACCAGCGTGAAGAACTTCACCCACATCTCCACGGGGACCCCACGGTTCAAGAACGTCTGGCTGGAGCAGTAA
- a CDS encoding ABC transporter permease, producing MGYGAYVLKRVLLIVPILFGVSFISFGALELLPGGPVEAAFGTRANPELVEQLRQQYGLNRPFLVRYFDWLGDIVLNQDFGQTIRTERDVSTLLATSLPPTIWLAASGAFVSVVIGIPAGIVSAVNHYEPQDYLATFLAFLGLSIPNFFLGLVLILVFSLYVPIFPSSGFVSPLSDPAEGLKTLVLPAVTVGTAISAVVMRMMRSSLLEVFSEEYIRTARAKGLSRALVTNKHAVKNALIPTVTVVGLNFGYLLGGVVIVEQIFAIPGLGRLTLTAILTREYRVLQGSLLVIALLFALVNLATDLLYAYLDPRIKYD from the coding sequence ATGGGCTACGGTGCGTACGTCCTCAAGCGCGTACTCCTCATCGTCCCCATCCTGTTCGGGGTGAGTTTCATCTCGTTCGGGGCGCTCGAGCTACTGCCGGGGGGACCGGTCGAGGCGGCGTTCGGGACGCGGGCGAACCCGGAGCTGGTCGAGCAGTTACGCCAGCAGTACGGACTGAACCGGCCGTTCCTCGTCCGCTACTTCGACTGGCTGGGCGACATCGTCCTGAACCAGGACTTCGGCCAGACCATCCGGACCGAGCGCGACGTCTCGACCCTGCTCGCGACCAGTCTCCCGCCGACCATCTGGCTCGCGGCCAGCGGGGCGTTCGTGAGCGTCGTCATCGGCATCCCGGCCGGCATCGTCAGCGCCGTCAACCACTACGAGCCGCAGGACTACCTCGCGACGTTCCTCGCGTTCCTCGGGCTCTCCATCCCGAACTTCTTCCTCGGGCTGGTGCTCATCCTCGTCTTCTCGCTGTACGTGCCCATCTTCCCCTCCTCGGGGTTCGTCAGCCCGCTGTCGGACCCGGCCGAGGGACTGAAGACGCTCGTCCTCCCCGCCGTCACGGTGGGGACGGCCATCTCCGCGGTGGTGATGCGGATGATGCGCTCCTCGCTGCTGGAGGTGTTCTCCGAGGAGTACATCCGCACCGCCCGCGCGAAGGGGCTGAGCCGCGCGCTCGTCACGAACAAGCACGCCGTGAAGAACGCGCTCATCCCGACGGTGACCGTCGTCGGGCTGAACTTCGGCTACCTCCTCGGAGGGGTCGTCATCGTCGAGCAGATATTCGCCATCCCCGGCCTCGGCCGGCTCACCCTGACCGCCATCCTCACCCGGGAGTACCGGGTGTTGCAGGGGTCGCTGCTGGTCATCGCGCTGTTGTTCGCGCTGGTGAACCTCGCGACGGACCTGCTCTACGCGTACCTCGACCCACGCATCAAGTATGACTGA
- a CDS encoding ABC transporter ATP-binding protein, which yields MSLLEVSGLRTEFRTDEGVVQAVDGVDLTVERGETVGIVGESGSGKSVTALSMLGLVDSPGHVTDGTVEFDGEDLRNASERRLQELRGNDVGMVFQDPMESLNPVLTVGEQIAEAARVHGRFEGEGVDWLEQSLLGNFLPRRSARKRHPRSWEHAVEMMRQVGIPEPEQRAKEYPHQFSGGMQQRAMIAMALACEPDLLVADEPTTALDVTIEAQILERLAELQEERGMGVLLITHDLGVVVETCDRVAVMYAGQIVESGSVEDVFADPAHPYTRRLLDAIPDAKRGEGRLRAIEGNVPDLVDMPEACYFAPRCPHAHEACYEGVPDSETVSAGHEARCVLHAEAGELPWEAGGEAGAAATDGGEQSEGLRASTDERSESEGGDR from the coding sequence ATGAGCCTGCTCGAGGTCAGCGGGCTCCGGACGGAGTTCCGCACGGACGAGGGCGTGGTGCAGGCCGTCGACGGCGTCGACCTCACCGTCGAGCGCGGCGAGACGGTCGGCATCGTCGGCGAGAGTGGCTCGGGCAAGTCCGTCACCGCCCTCTCGATGCTGGGGCTGGTCGACTCGCCCGGTCACGTCACCGACGGCACCGTCGAGTTCGACGGCGAGGACCTCCGGAACGCCTCGGAGAGACGGCTGCAGGAGCTCCGCGGTAACGACGTGGGGATGGTGTTCCAGGACCCGATGGAGAGCCTGAACCCCGTCCTCACGGTGGGCGAGCAGATCGCGGAGGCCGCCCGCGTCCACGGCCGCTTCGAGGGTGAGGGGGTCGACTGGCTCGAACAGAGCTTGCTCGGCAACTTCCTCCCGCGCCGGAGCGCCCGCAAGCGCCACCCGAGGTCGTGGGAACACGCCGTCGAGATGATGCGACAGGTCGGTATCCCCGAACCCGAACAGCGGGCGAAGGAGTACCCCCACCAGTTCAGCGGGGGGATGCAACAGCGCGCGATGATCGCCATGGCGCTGGCCTGCGAACCCGACCTGCTCGTCGCGGACGAGCCGACCACCGCACTCGACGTGACCATCGAGGCCCAGATACTCGAGCGACTCGCCGAACTGCAGGAGGAGCGCGGGATGGGCGTGTTGCTCATCACCCACGACCTCGGCGTCGTCGTCGAGACGTGCGACCGGGTGGCCGTGATGTACGCCGGGCAGATCGTCGAGAGCGGGAGCGTCGAGGACGTGTTCGCGGACCCGGCCCACCCCTACACCCGGCGGTTGCTCGACGCCATCCCGGACGCGAAACGCGGCGAGGGCCGACTCCGGGCAATCGAGGGGAACGTTCCCGACCTCGTCGACATGCCCGAGGCCTGTTACTTCGCGCCCCGCTGTCCACACGCCCACGAGGCGTGTTACGAGGGCGTCCCCGACAGCGAGACGGTCTCGGCGGGCCACGAGGCCCGGTGTGTCCTGCACGCGGAGGCCGGCGAGTTGCCGTGGGAGGCCGGGGGCGAGGCGGGTGCGGCCGCCACGGATGGGGGTGAGCAGTCCGAAGGACTGCGAGCCTCGACGGACGAGCGGAGCGAGTCCGAGGGGGGTGACCGATGA
- a CDS encoding NAD(P)H-binding protein gives MRVLVAGATGFVGEQLVRALLDRGDEVVAFSRSASETEFPAGVEPFEGDLGDPASLAGLCADVDVAYYLIHSLTRENFAERDRRYAARFRDIATGAGVDRVVYLSGISGDEDDLSPHLASRREVEEVLAEGSFDLTVLRAAIVVGPRSASFRIVDDLTDRLPVMVVPEWVRTPCQPIAVEDVVAYLVDLLDEPATRGETYDVGAPGEWSYESLLRLTADLKGNRLVMVPVPVMTPELSSHWLRLTTDVQYDIARPLVESMRHPVTVDPERDLQRVVPVDRTPVPEAIERTLREGTADGTSGRIARLLDRDPV, from the coding sequence ATGCGTGTTCTCGTGGCCGGCGCGACCGGTTTCGTCGGCGAACAGCTCGTCAGGGCGTTGCTCGACCGTGGCGACGAGGTGGTGGCGTTCTCGCGGAGCGCGAGCGAGACCGAGTTCCCCGCGGGGGTCGAACCGTTCGAGGGAGACCTCGGCGACCCGGCGTCGCTGGCGGGCCTCTGTGCGGACGTGGACGTGGCGTACTACCTGATCCACTCGCTGACGCGGGAGAACTTCGCCGAACGAGACCGACGGTACGCCGCGCGCTTCCGCGACATCGCGACCGGGGCGGGCGTCGACCGGGTCGTCTACCTGAGCGGCATCAGTGGCGACGAGGACGACCTCTCGCCACACCTCGCGTCGCGGCGCGAGGTGGAGGAGGTGCTGGCCGAGGGGTCGTTCGACCTCACCGTCCTGCGGGCGGCCATCGTCGTCGGCCCGCGGAGCGCGAGTTTCCGCATCGTCGACGACCTGACCGACCGCCTGCCCGTGATGGTCGTCCCCGAGTGGGTCAGGACGCCGTGCCAGCCGATCGCCGTCGAGGACGTCGTCGCGTACCTCGTGGACCTGCTCGACGAACCCGCGACCCGCGGCGAGACGTACGACGTCGGAGCACCGGGGGAGTGGTCCTACGAGTCGCTGTTGCGGCTCACCGCCGACCTGAAGGGGAACCGACTGGTGATGGTGCCGGTGCCGGTGATGACCCCGGAGCTCTCCTCGCACTGGCTCCGGTTGACGACCGACGTCCAGTACGACATCGCGCGGCCGCTGGTCGAGTCGATGCGCCACCCGGTCACGGTGGACCCGGAGCGGGACCTCCAGCGTGTCGTCCCCGTCGACCGGACGCCCGTCCCGGAGGCCATCGAGCGGACGCTGCGGGAGGGGACCGCAGACGGCACCTCAGGGCGGATCGCCCGCCTCCTCGACCGGGATCCGGTGTGA